One region of Trachemys scripta elegans isolate TJP31775 chromosome 8, CAS_Tse_1.0, whole genome shotgun sequence genomic DNA includes:
- the PTGFR gene encoding prostaglandin F2-alpha receptor, with protein sequence MNSSKSPVLDGLGNTTCNAHNKISVFFSIIFMTVGILSNSLAIAILMKAYQRFRQKSKASFLLFASGLVVTDLFGHLINGTIAVFVYASDKDWIRFNQSNILCSVFGICMVFFGLCPLFLGSVMAVERCIGVTKPIFHSTKMTSKHVKMILTTVCLFAVFIASLPILSFRAYQIQASRTWCFYKTEHIEDWEDRFYLLLFSCLGLLALAVSFLCNAVTGITLLRVKFKSQQRQGRSHHFEMIIQLLAIMCVSCICWSPFLVTMANIGINADRSMETCETILVVLRMATWNQILDPWVYILLRKAVLKTLYKIARRCCGMHIMNLHMWELSSIKNSLKVAAISESPVSSKQINQQPLSSTGQ encoded by the exons ATGAACAGTTCAAAATCACCAGTGCTGGACGGATTAGGAAACACAACCTGCAACGCACACAATAAGATTTCGGTATTCTTTTCAATAATATTCATGACGGTGGGAATTTTATCCAACAGTCTTGCAATAGCAATTCTCATGAAGGCATATCAGAGATTTAGACAGAAATCAAAAGCATCCTTTTTGCTTTTTGCTAGTGGTTTGGTTGTCACAGATCTTTTTGGCCATCTCATCAATGGAACTATTGCCGTGTTTGTGTATGCCTCTGACAAAGACTGGATTCGATTTAATCAATCAAACATTCTCTGCAGTGTTTTTGGCATATGTATGGTATTCTTTGGTCTGTGCCCTCTCTTTCTGGGCAGTGTGATGGCTGTTGAACGTTGCATTGGAGTCACTAAACCAATATTTCATTCTACAAAAATGACTTCTAAACATGTAAAAATGATTTTGACTACGGTATGTCTCTTTGCTGTTTTTATAGCTTCGCTGCCTATTCTTAGCTTTAGAGCATATCAAATTCAAGCATCGAGGACCTGGTGCTTCTATAAAACAGAACATATTGAGGACTGGGAAGACAGATTTTATCTATTACTTTTTTCTTGCCTTGGGTTACTAGCCCTTGCTGTTTCGTTCTTGTGCAATGCTGTCACAGGAATTACTCTCTTAAGAGTCAAATTTAAAAGTCAACAAAGACAAGGCCGATCTcatcattttgaaatgatcaTTCAGCTATTGGCTATAATGTGTGTCTCTTGCATTTGCTGGAGTCCATTTCTG GTGACAATGGCCAATATTGGAATAAATGCAGATCGTTCAATGGAAACCTGTGAAACAATACTTGTTGTTCTCCGAATGGCAACGTGGAATCAAATATTAGATCCCTGGGTATACATTCTTCTAAGGAAAGCTGTCCTGAAAACCCTCTACAAGATTGCTAGGAGATGCTGTGGAATGCACATCATGAACTTACATATGTGGGAACTTAGCTCCATCAAGAATTCTTTAAAGGTTGCAGCAATTTCTGAGTCACCAGTTAGTTCCAAACAAATAAATCAACAGCCACTCAGCTCGACAGGGCAATAA